The Rana temporaria chromosome 4, aRanTem1.1, whole genome shotgun sequence genome contains a region encoding:
- the ESPNL gene encoding espin-like protein codes for MDLDALVPTHDEQGRTIPEWKRQVMVRRLQTHLEEEAKQSEWRYSRSRGALLGPYGELITEQELCVFDGQMEELRRRRECQKYERQLRRQVRQLQALLPAPMVNVSINAELLDQKEDPEWCTCMTNVIDSMSNLLSTTNGDSATEIVKAGSNRSSSHSPIRELVQCGVSVKRLRVQFEKQQPGGRSPVKSSKVKRQSEDASDSGVSSEDSTSLRASPIPPRSLRKERIVLLFLSHWKRSAYSLHATLRATESIDSQETVSDKSQHHSDNSNGVPNISQMTNNVKEKTENKCDTEISNRVPTKNEPRESCQQVMVSIEGNGLTQDNEEIRNGHGLQQEDSPRVGKLIEQLLKQRSTVQRLIGTWKSIPPSDTKCTENTPIIQSPEQFVSTSHNQTPNHDSLSLDLFMLGYFRLLEQDLPEEERRMRHLLCFEVFDQLGRHGWPTAREFHCTVLQEIATGQRTWFDGFEDIKVRFFGNGTDQMENQKLKLNKTVQPSDGNDIYQCIDRSFSFWKEKEAEIFGVES; via the exons ATGGATTTAGATGCCCTCGTACCTACTCATGATGAACAAGGCCGTACAATACCTGAATGGAAGAGGCAGGTGATGGTTAGAAGACTTCAAACTCACTTGGAAGAAGAAGCTAAACAG AGTGAATGGAGGTATTCTCGTTCCAGGGGTGCCCTGCTGGGCCCCTATGGGGAACTAATCACTGAGCAGGAACTTTGTGTATTTGATGGACAAATGGAAGAACTTCGGCGACGCAGAGAGTGTCAGAAGTATGAGAGGCAACTAAGAAGGCAAGTGAGGCAACTGCAAGCTCTTCTTCCTGCACCCATGGTTAACGTCAGCATCAATGCTGAGCTCCTCGATCAGAAAGAGGATCCTGAATGGTGTACATGCATGACAAATGTGATTGACAGTATGTCCAACCTTCTTTCCACCACTAATGGAGACTCTGCCACTGAGATAGTTAAAGCAGGAAGCAATCGTTCTTCATCACATTCTCCAATAAGAGAACTTGTACAGTGCGGTGTATCAGTAAAAAGACTTAGAGTTCAGTTTGAAAAGCAGCAACCAGGAGGACGGTCTCCTGTCAAGTCATCTAAAGTAAAGCGACAGTCAGAAGATGCCAGTGATTCTGGAGTAAGTTCAGAAGATTCCACATCTCTTAGGGCTTCCCCTATCCCCCCTCGGTCACTAAGGAAAGAACGCATTGTCCTTCTGTTTCTAAGCCACTGGAAGAGGTCTGCATACTCCCTACATGCTACATTGAGGGCTACAGAGAGCATAGACTCCCAGGAAACTGTGTCAGACAAATCTCAACACCATTCAGATAATTCTAATGGTGTTCCTAATATAAGCCAAATGACCAATAATGTGAAAGAAAAAACTGAAAACAAATGTGATACTGAAATCTCAAACAGGGTACCTACTAAAAATGAACCAAGAGAAAGTTGCCAGCAAGTAATGGTAAGTATTGAGGGAAATGGCTTGACTCAAGACAATGAAGAAATAAGGAATGGACATGGTTTACAACAGGAAGATTCCCCACGTGTAGGAAAACTTATAGAACAACTGTTAAAGCAAAGATCAACTGTTCAGCGCCTAATTGGAACCTGGAAATCCATTCCCCCAAGTGACACTAAATGTACTGAAAATACTCCCATAATTCAATCTCCTGAACAGTTTGTGTCAACATCACACAATCAGACTCCTAATCATGATAGTCTTTCATTGGACTTGTTCATGTTGGGCTACTTTAGACTACTTGAACAGGACTTGCCAGAAGAAGAACGAAGGATGAGGCACCTGCTATGTTTTGAAGTTTTTGACCAACTAGGACGCCATGGTTGGCCAACTGCTAGAGAATTTCACTGTACTGTCTTACAGGAGATAGCCACAGGACAACGGACTTGGTTTGATGGCTTTGAGGACATTAAGGTCAGATTCTTTGGGAATGGCACAGACCAGATGGAAAATCAGAAATTAAAATTAAACAAGACTGTCCAGCCATCTGATGGCAATGACATATATCAGTGTATTGACAGAAGCTTCTCATTCTGGAAGGAGAAAGAGGCTGAAATATTTGGAGTTGAGTCATAA